Proteins encoded in a region of the Stieleria neptunia genome:
- a CDS encoding type IV secretion system DNA-binding domain-containing protein: MPYDEHVNDTKVHFLIVGTAGSGKTTALHLLSKSILVPRNSVGHIGVVHPDPTPYQSKFPLRFRALITDPKNENLPKMHGWGIPKDAIIITNPFDARCSGWDISGDLDTHVKRDQFVKEIINMDPVNLSGAVRDAGSRVWDRIANACLTPVMDALAEGAFPFS; the protein is encoded by the coding sequence ATGCCGTACGACGAACACGTCAACGACACCAAAGTGCACTTTCTGATCGTGGGGACTGCCGGAAGTGGAAAGACTACAGCACTTCACCTCTTAAGCAAGTCCATTCTCGTTCCGAGGAATTCCGTCGGGCACATTGGCGTTGTTCACCCTGACCCAACACCTTATCAAAGCAAGTTTCCGCTCCGCTTCAGGGCGTTAATAACAGACCCCAAAAACGAAAACCTCCCCAAGATGCACGGATGGGGAATCCCGAAAGATGCGATCATCATCACCAACCCTTTTGATGCACGCTGCTCAGGTTGGGACATCTCAGGAGACCTCGACACCCACGTCAAAAGAGACCAGTTCGTAAAGGAAATCATCAATATGGATCCAGTCAATCTGAGCGGAGCGGTCCGCGATGCTGGATCCCGAGTGTGGGATAGGATCGCGAACGCTTGCTTAACACCGGTAATGGACGCTCTCGCGGAGGGTGCATTCCCATTTAGTTGA
- the mobF gene encoding MobF family relaxase — MLSATTIYNANYWLDLAKTQYYTQGGEPPGYYLGRGADALGYEGNVGKDELRNLMKGFGKNGEKLVQNAGKTRHQGYDFCFSAPKSVSVFYAASDRGIQNVIRDCQKEAVNAAIAYVEDAALFTRRGKGGQEIERATAIGAAFEHITSRAGDPQLHTHVLLANACVREDGTTGTFYGRVKKDQNGKVVLAENPLFDHIKAAGAIYRLELATKLQESLRVEVVRDRFSFELNAVPESVIETYSKRSQEIDDFMQEHKLAGSHSSQLANLQTRTKKQEVNRQELDSTWKQELNECGLNPLWAKLQTEQYLPFERTKPLHASEAIQEASTALTQEHGAFRESQLVERLANESIGTLRTYQELKSSVDTAILGTEIEGIDDPSELVSLGIEKFERLLTDKTHFELEHRMCGLLEEHAKDRSHKIGPDLREQAIRNTEDRTGVRYNRDYLSALLYLTIGNVPGRDVGATRVLIGDAGSGKTTLLATARDAFERAGYRVVGAAIAGKAADELTSKAGIQSTTVSKWFHELAKSDGKRALDAVQHLGRMAARTVNGKDWWHLDNPCFLDENTVLVIDEAGMTDTPQLSKLYEKAVEAGSLVIWSGDDKQCQAIGHGGFFSLAAQATDAARLTGNYRQVSEEDKELVKLAAAGDARGVIENLHERDRLRLSKEKEDSRTKLVEEWKMKGIRSPKEHQILVSTNEDRLAVNEACQKERQNIVKRKIGVGFRNHENQTIFRGDRVVIRENLILSGQFQSGFNYLFEKAKHFVTQEREAVQRVRNGQTGTVVAVNPFTKEYSLKMDDGRFITLPSEIRDQNRKNIFGAYHTDIFGRDRTRKVNVSLGYALTTHLSQGSEYKHSYVLTGGRMQDRELSYVQLSRGTHSTKVYATEREAGMEICLREKRKEAIRQHDTPKIEELEKLIEAASEHRETKVENSLLAKRLAASHKKEFASSKCPENQPPLDDKEELRIKEEQRSAVLREGLRI; from the coding sequence ATGCTTTCAGCTACGACGATCTACAACGCCAACTATTGGCTGGACCTTGCAAAGACCCAGTACTACACACAAGGCGGCGAGCCACCAGGGTACTACCTTGGTCGCGGTGCAGATGCCCTCGGATACGAAGGGAACGTCGGTAAGGACGAACTCCGAAATCTAATGAAAGGTTTCGGCAAGAACGGCGAGAAGCTTGTCCAGAACGCCGGTAAGACGCGACACCAAGGATACGACTTCTGCTTTTCCGCGCCGAAAAGCGTCTCCGTTTTCTATGCTGCAAGTGATCGCGGAATCCAAAACGTCATTCGCGATTGTCAGAAAGAAGCGGTGAACGCAGCCATTGCCTACGTTGAGGATGCTGCTCTCTTCACTCGAAGAGGAAAGGGTGGACAGGAAATCGAGCGAGCGACTGCGATTGGTGCCGCCTTTGAACACATCACTTCGAGAGCCGGAGACCCGCAGCTCCACACCCATGTCTTACTCGCGAATGCCTGTGTCCGAGAAGACGGAACGACAGGGACCTTCTATGGTCGCGTCAAGAAGGACCAGAATGGAAAGGTGGTACTCGCCGAAAACCCACTCTTTGACCACATCAAGGCGGCTGGCGCGATCTACCGCCTTGAACTGGCGACCAAACTTCAAGAGTCGCTTCGTGTAGAAGTGGTTCGAGACCGCTTTTCCTTTGAACTGAACGCTGTACCGGAATCAGTTATTGAAACCTACTCAAAGCGGAGCCAAGAAATCGACGATTTCATGCAAGAGCACAAGCTTGCTGGTTCCCACAGTTCTCAACTTGCAAACCTGCAAACCAGGACGAAGAAGCAGGAAGTAAACCGGCAAGAATTAGATTCGACTTGGAAACAGGAACTGAACGAATGCGGGCTCAACCCGCTGTGGGCCAAGCTGCAAACAGAACAATACCTTCCGTTTGAGCGAACCAAACCATTACACGCATCAGAAGCAATCCAGGAAGCCTCAACAGCTCTCACCCAAGAGCATGGAGCATTTAGGGAATCCCAGCTCGTTGAGCGCTTGGCGAATGAGTCGATAGGTACGTTGAGAACCTACCAAGAACTCAAGTCCTCGGTCGACACAGCGATTCTCGGTACCGAAATTGAAGGCATTGACGATCCGAGTGAACTGGTCTCACTTGGAATCGAAAAATTCGAACGATTGCTTACCGACAAAACCCACTTTGAGTTGGAGCACCGGATGTGCGGCTTGCTCGAAGAGCACGCCAAAGACCGTTCCCACAAAATTGGTCCCGATCTACGGGAGCAAGCGATTAGGAACACGGAAGACAGGACCGGAGTCAGGTACAACAGGGATTACCTGAGTGCTCTTCTCTACCTCACAATAGGTAACGTACCGGGCCGTGATGTCGGGGCAACTCGGGTACTCATCGGAGACGCTGGAAGCGGGAAGACCACGCTTCTTGCAACCGCCAGAGATGCTTTTGAAAGAGCAGGCTACCGAGTGGTGGGTGCTGCTATTGCGGGGAAGGCTGCTGACGAACTAACCAGCAAAGCAGGAATCCAGAGCACCACCGTCTCGAAGTGGTTTCATGAACTTGCAAAGTCGGACGGAAAGCGAGCGTTGGATGCAGTGCAGCATCTTGGAAGGATGGCTGCTAGAACCGTCAATGGAAAAGACTGGTGGCACTTGGACAACCCGTGTTTTCTTGACGAGAACACAGTCCTTGTAATCGATGAAGCAGGGATGACTGACACTCCCCAGCTTTCCAAGCTTTACGAAAAAGCCGTTGAAGCCGGTTCCCTTGTTATCTGGTCGGGTGATGACAAACAGTGCCAAGCGATTGGGCACGGGGGATTCTTCTCGCTGGCTGCACAAGCGACGGACGCAGCACGTCTGACGGGAAACTATCGGCAGGTCAGCGAGGAGGATAAAGAGCTCGTAAAACTTGCCGCAGCCGGTGACGCGAGGGGCGTCATTGAGAACCTCCATGAACGCGACCGTCTAAGACTCTCAAAAGAGAAGGAAGACTCCCGAACGAAGCTCGTAGAAGAGTGGAAAATGAAAGGGATCCGAAGCCCTAAGGAGCACCAGATTCTTGTTTCGACGAACGAAGACAGGCTCGCCGTTAACGAAGCATGCCAAAAAGAACGCCAAAACATCGTGAAGCGAAAAATCGGTGTCGGCTTTAGGAACCACGAAAACCAAACCATTTTTCGAGGTGACCGGGTGGTCATCCGAGAGAACCTGATCCTTAGCGGGCAGTTTCAATCGGGGTTCAACTACCTCTTTGAAAAAGCAAAGCATTTCGTCACCCAGGAGCGAGAAGCCGTACAGCGAGTTCGAAACGGGCAGACCGGAACCGTTGTCGCGGTGAACCCCTTCACCAAGGAATACTCCCTCAAGATGGATGACGGCCGCTTCATCACGCTCCCAAGCGAAATACGAGACCAAAACCGAAAGAACATCTTCGGAGCCTACCACACGGACATCTTCGGAAGAGACCGAACGAGGAAGGTCAATGTGTCGCTCGGTTACGCTCTCACGACCCACCTTTCGCAGGGTTCGGAGTACAAGCACAGCTACGTCCTGACGGGCGGTAGGATGCAAGATCGAGAACTTTCCTACGTCCAGCTTTCTCGCGGCACCCATTCGACAAAGGTCTATGCCACGGAAAGAGAGGCTGGAATGGAGATTTGCCTTCGAGAAAAACGCAAGGAGGCAATTCGCCAACACGATACGCCGAAAATCGAAGAGCTTGAAAAGCTGATTGAAGCAGCCAGCGAACATCGCGAGACCAAAGTGGAAAACTCGCTTCTGGCAAAACGCCTCGCTGCCTCCCACAAGAAGGAATTCGCTTCGTCAAAATGTCCCGAGAACCAGCCGCCGTTGGACGACAAAGAGGAGCTACGAATAAAAGAGGAACAACGTAGCGCCGTGTTGCGAGAAGGGCTTCGCATATGA